Below is a genomic region from Streptosporangium album.
CGGTGAACGCCCGCAGGACTCCGAGGGCCATCTGGTCGTTGGCCACGAAGACCGCGGTGACATCGCCCGCCATCGCGGCCAGGCGCTGTCCGGCCGCGTAGCCGGAGCGCGGGCTCCAGTCACCGGCCAGCAGCTCGGGGACCGGCCGCCCGGCGGCGGTCAGCACGCCGCGCCAGCCGTCGATCCGGCCCTCCGCCTCCAGCCAGTCCGAAGGTCCGCTGACGTGCCAGACCGTCTCGTGTCCCAGGGCCAGCAGGTGCTCGGTGGCCATCCTGGCCCCGGCCACCTGGTCGACGCTGACCGCCGAGACCTCCCCCACGTGGTCGCCCTCGACGGCCACGGCCGGCATGCCCGGGGGCAGGTCGTCGAGCGCGCGGGCCGCCGACCGCTGCGGCGCGACCACGACGACGCCGTCGACGCCCTGGTCGGCCAGGTAGTCGAGCGCGTCACGCACCCCCGCCCTGTCGATGGTGCGCAGACTGACGACGCTCACGAAGTAGCCCGCCGCCCTGGCTGCCCGCTCGATGCTGTAGACCGTGCTGGCCGGGCCGTAGAGCGTGGTGTCGAAGCTGACCACGCCCAGCCTCCGC
It encodes:
- a CDS encoding LacI family DNA-binding transcriptional regulator — its product is MADVAKVAGVSHQTVSRVLNEHPNVRAETRTRVMEAIDQLGYRRNLVARALVTKHSRRLGVVSFDTTLYGPASTVYSIERAARAAGYFVSVVSLRTIDRAGVRDALDYLADQGVDGVVVVAPQRSAARALDDLPPGMPAVAVEGDHVGEVSAVSVDQVAGARMATEHLLALGHETVWHVSGPSDWLEAEGRIDGWRGVLTAAGRPVPELLAGDWSPRSGYAAGQRLAAMAGDVTAVFVANDQMALGVLRAFTEEGVRVPEQISVVGFDDIPESEFFSPPLTTVRQDFEAVGRHSIEALLRQVETRGLTAHERLVVPPEFVIRASTAAPS